CCTTGATGTTTACTTCTTGTATACTCGGGTGACACCCctcttattttaatatatttttattgcttatcaaaaaaaaaaaaaaaaaaaacctatttcttcGTTAAATTTGGAGACCTGAaagttcaataattttttaggtttatttcataaatactaaatttcagaaagagagaaggaactGGAAGTGTAATTTGTCCATTTGATTGATTCCAGAAATatttacaatctattgtaatTTTGAACAAGGCCAGTTTACGGTTTACCACAAGTGAACTTCATGTCTAAGCAATGtcataatattttgacaaataaTCCTCACCCAGATAAGATCAAGAAGACTCTTGGATTCAACTTACTGTTCAAactcttaaaattttctattgcaGAAGGGTCAAAATCTCAGCTTGTCAAGAAATTGGAGTCATTCTAGACAGAGCAGactgtcaaaatattttaacaatgTAAAATTTAGCTTTCAGTTCCCAGTCACTCACCAGTAAGACATCTAAGAGGTATgaaaatatagtaatatatGCAACAGACTACAACTACATGACATTACATCACCAATTTATGCATCATCATATAAATTGAAACGCTgcccaaaacctcaaaaaaatctcaaattgtGCTGTGGGTATGTTCAAGAAgagtcaaaatttcaaaatattacaaaatcaAACTGGAACATTTAGGCACGGAAGAGAGCAACGGCCACCCCAAAGCCCTCCTTTTGTATgatttttcaggaaaaaaattctacaattcAAACATTAACCAGACCATACCAAGCACATACATTTacttcacaaaattttaaatgaacccccccacacccccccctcccccccccccccccacaaaaaaaaaaaacagttccATATTAACATAAAACCAACATTCAAAATTAAGAAAGATAGAAACAAATGGGGTTAAAGCAAAGATGCAATTGAAATTTTACCCATGTGAATATATCATCCTCTCCAGAGCTTGAAGCAGGACTCATGGAACTCTTGCTGCGAGCTGTCCAACGCTGCTCTATTGGTGCAGGTGCAGGTATATCTTGCTTCTCTATGAGCTGCTTCAGATCTTCTATGAATTCAAGGTCTTTCATGCTTGGCTTGGCTAGCGTTCCTGCAGGGAAACATGTTTCAGAAACCCACTGCTGGCCACCACAATCAAAGCCCAATATTTCATCACTCCATCCCACTCTGTATCCCTCTGACTTCCTCCAGAACTCAGCCTCGGCTTGATTGATCTTTATAACATAGTCCTTGTTGAGAGGATCCATGGCAAGTAGTTTATCTCTCAACTCTGTAAATGATAGCTCATTTATGTCTGGTTCATTGCTGTCTGGAGATTCAGTTGTAATTTTTCTGCAAGTAACTAACGTAAGCAATTAATTGACAGAATCCAAGTAGCACACAATAGCAATGCTAACATGTAAATAAAACTGACAAAAGATGACAATATAAACATATAGAACAGCTTAGCTCAAGCTTTTTTTAAACAGACAAACCAATAAAGCTGCAAACTGATCTATGCTCTTCTAGTTCAGATTGTGATTGGCTTGTCTAGCTGCTCGCTTCTATATTAATCAAGCTGAACTTGAACAGAAATcctttctaattattttttcaagcCAAGCTTTCAAATATTAGATagcaatatatctatatatctcTGGAGTGTTTTCTTCAAATTGTCATGAATTCTTAGAGACTTAGTTGCCAACCTTACCAGGATAGTTAAATGAGaagttactaaaaaaaattgataagtgaaaaaaaaaaaaaagagaagttatAAAATTGATTGCTATTTAGTTTACCCTCTTAACCCAAATCATAGTAGGTAGTGATTCAAGGTTAGCAAACTTAACCAATGTgatcaagaaaaattttaacGCAAACTCACAAAGGAAGAGGAAACAAGCAATCATCCATataagaaattctaaaaattcctATTTTCTCTGACTAAGCCAAATAACTTCAGCACTCTTCCCACATATATGATCAACTACTCTCTCTAAGCCATTCACTAAGGACTATATTAAATCTCAGCAAGTAGAAAAGATCACATCAATATAAAAGGAGAGAAGCAGTAAAATCATCACTTATGATTCAGACTCAACAAGCTAGAATAAGTTTTCTTTATTACACATTAACAAAAGCAGACACCAGCTTTACCTGTATTTCTGGAGGGATTCCTTATAGAGATCACAAACATGCTGTATGGCTTCATCACTACTATATTTGGGTGTGAACTTTGGGGGACCTCGCCACTTTGAAACAGGATTGCACGTCACAACCACAACAGTGTCAGTATATGGAATATGTAGGTACTTCACATGCTTATTGTCAGATAGCAATTTCCTGCAAAAGGAAAGAAGCGGGAATATTAGTTGGAGAGtaacaaatttaattaattgattataaattatgctacacacacacacacacacacacacaaaaagcagagagagagagaatattccataaagaaagatgaaataAGAGAGCATAATGCCTCTGAACCTTATCACAGAAATAGAGGTTGTTTAGCACCAGCCCACAGCCAtcataataattcaattttgtgATGCACAACTAAACCCTAGGTGCACTTCAAAATTCTCATTTCACAAGTCATCACAATAATATAATCTTGTACTAATTGAACAAAGCATTTCTCCAGCACTTGCTCCAGATTATTTCACCTTTCAATACATCATGGTAAAGTCATATGCTCAAAAGTActagattaattattcaaagtACTGCTAGGTCTCAATCATTTAGTTGCTAGTTGCAAGCTATATCCACAAACCATAATGTTCTTACaatgaatgaaagaaagaatTTGCACATTAAACAGGATGGTGATTACTTGTggtttttcttgatttctttcaCATTTGAGACAGTTGTGTGCTCCACAAGCTCCTGTCTCTCAACACATTGGATTGTGACTTCAGCTACCACACCAAGAGCGCCTAGACCACAACGAGCTAAATAAAACAGCTCCGGATCTTTCTCTTTTGAAACCTCTATTGTCCCCTTGGCAGGAGTTACCAGTTTCATGCTGATGACCTGCTCATCAATGGGAGGCAGTCTTGCACCAGTACCATGTGCCCCAACCTAATGAcatgtaaatttttaaaaagcttaGAACcaaactactaaaaaaaaaaaaaaaaaaagacataccTTACTGCAATATGCTTTTATAGACTAACTACTTGTCAACTAAATTCTGTCTTCacccccttttttatttttatattttttttcttttcttccttgttTTATCACCAGAAATTGCAAGTATGATGTTGACAATCTCAAACTCTATTCTGCATAGCAGTGCCACAAAATTATAACTGCTCATTAGTTTCAAACTCTGATGTTCAAAACACAAGTACATTCTTAATGATGAAAGACAACTACAAGATTCCTATGAAAAATAAAGTCACTATAGGCTCACGTTCTTGGATTTGCATTTTCAAGAAATAGACGGGATACGAAAGTTTCCTGAGAataacatacacacacacacacacacactactGTAAGAAGATAAACCCAGTCTGTATCAGAACCAGGGCTAAAATATATGCACAGACAGATGTGAATCGCACTCTGGTGTGGTTAGGTAGCCACATGGGGTGGGGCTTTGGAAGCAGATCAGGATGGGATGGAGccattttgtgtttttcattCAGTTTGAGGTGGGAAATGGTTCCCAAATTCTACTTTGGAAACATCATTGGGATGGAAGTAAAACATTTCAAGGCAGATATCTGGAGTTATTCagattttttagagataagaGATGCTTGGATTTCAGATTATATGGAGTGGGTAAATGATAAAGTACATTGGAAACCTATGTTTACAAGAGAGTCACAAGACTGGGAGTTGGAGTCAATGGTTCAATTCTTGGATGATCTGTATGCTGCACAGGTTACTGCTAATGCTTATGATAAATTggtttcaatttcttcttccaAAGAAGGATTTCAGACAAAGAGCTATTATAGGGTGCTTCAAGCAGGTGCTGAGGTCACTTCCCCATTTCCTTCTAAGTGTGTATGGAAGTCTATATCCCCTCCTAGAGTTTCCTTTTTTGGTTTGGGAGGCGACCCTAAGAAAAATTTTGGTGACTAACCACTTCTGGAAGAGGGGTTTTGTTATTGCAGATTAGTGTTGTTTCTGTAAATCTGATGGGGAATCTGTTAGTCATCTATTGCTGCATTGTCCTTTTGTTTCTGATTTGAGGGTGATCATTTTTTATCTAGTTGGGATTGATTGGGTCATGCCAAATTCTGTTGCCGCCATGCTGAAATCTTAGGATGGAGTAAGGGGAGGTCAAAGATGTGTGAAAAATTGGAGGGAAGTTCCGGCATGTCAtagtggtgtatttggagggaacgAAATAGTCACACGTTTGAGGGAAAGAAGCTATCTCTGTCAAatctcaagtttctctttttgAAGACTCTATTCGAAGGGGCATCACAGTCTCTTACCCTCTCTATGTACTCTTTAATGGAGTTTCTTGGTCCTTTACACATTTGTGATTGATACAAAGGCTGTGATATTTCTTGCTATGTTCTTGTTTTCAAtctgcttttttattttattttattttttttaacttttagtatACTTTCTGTATACGTTTTTTATCAGTTTTCTAGGGCTACTTTGCAAACTAGATGTTGAGAACGCTTTTGATCATGTAAACTGGAAATTTCTTATGCAATTGCTAGAACAGGGTGGGTTCTCTACTAAGTGGAGGatgtggattttcttttgacTATCTACAGTTCACTTCTCTATTCTAATTAATGGCTCTCCTTGCAGGTTTTTTGAGAGCTCCTAAGGGTTGAGACAAGGTGACCCATTGTCTTCTTTGCTATTTGTCTTGGTTATGGAAGCCCTTGGAAAAATGTTGGATAAAGTTGTCCATGAAGGTCGCATGTCAGGCTTTAGtgtgggtaatttttttttttttttttttttgataagaagcTTTAGTGTGGGTAATTTAGAGGGAAGATACTTGGCAGTGTCTCATCTCCTTTTTTAGGACGACACtctaattttttgtgatgctgatCTAGATCAGATTTTGTTTCTCCGTATGATCCTTATTTGGTTTGAGGCGGTCTCTGGTCTAAAGATAAATTTGGGCAAGTCAGAGTTGGTTCCTGTTGGTGTGGTGCATAATTTTGACTTACTGTTGAATGTCCTTGGCTGCAAGCAAGGTACTCTTCCAATGAAATATTTAGGTTTTCCTTTGAGAGCTAAATTCAAGGATAAGACAATATGGAACCCAATTCTGGAGAAGATGGAAAGGAGATTAGCGGGATGGAAACGTTTGTACTTATCCAATGGAGGGAGAGTCACTTCAATTAAAAGCACTCTATCTAATTTACCcacttattttctatcttcATTTCTTATTCTTGCTATTGTGGCTAACCGAATTGAGAAATTTCAGCAGAATTTCTTATGGGGTGGCATTGGTGATGAACCCAAATTTCATTTGGTTAAATAGGCTACTACTTGTTCTCCCATTTCTTCGGGTGGCTTGGGGATAAGGAAGGTAAGAACTTTTAATGAAACTTTTCTTGGGAAGTGGCTATGGAGATTTGGGATTGAGAAGGCTGCCCTTTGGAGGCAAGTGATAGAGGAGAAATATGGCAGCATATGGGGTGGCTGGTGTACTAGGTCTGTTAATGGTCCATGTGGTGTTggtttgtggaaaaatattagtcgGGAATGGCCTTCTTTTACTTGTCACATTCTATATGATATTGGGGATGGTTCTAGGGTGAAGTTTTGGCAAGACCATTGGTGTGGTGAGACATCTCTTGCAGTCAGCTATCCagaattgtttagattttgctGAGATAAAGAGGCGAGTGTGGCTAAGCTTATGAAGTCCATTAATGGAGTCCTCTTTTGGgatgtaagtttctttagaGGTGTGCATGCTCGAGAGAGGCTATGTCAGGTTTCATGGATACCATATACGGTTCTTCAATAAGGGGGTTTGGTGAGAATAAGATATGTTGGAAACCTGATAGAGATAAGGGGTTCATGGTTAAGGATTATTATAGTATTTTAGTGGGATCTAATGACTACTATTTTCCTTGAAAAAGTATTTGAAAACAGAAGATTCCTTCTCGagtggttttctttgtttggactgctgctttggggaaatGCTTAACAATTGACAATTTACGAAAAAGGAAGGTTTGGATATGGGATTAGTGCtacatgtgcaagtgtaatggtGAATCAGCTGACCATCTCTTTCTTCATTGTCCGGTTGCTATGAATTTGTGGTCTATGGcatttggtttatttggagtaagTTTGGTTATGCCGTAATCTGTTGCGGTGCTTCTAGCTTGTTGGCAAGGTAGGTTTGGTCATCATCGAAATGGGTATAAATGGTTGATTGTTCCCCATTGCttattgtggtgtctttggagggagagaaataaaaggtgttttgaagataatgagagaTCCATACCAGACctcaagttatttttctttagaactttattgAATTGGTGGGCTGCTATGCGAAACcaatcattcttttcttttcttgatttcctagattcttgtaatttttgttcttgatttgtTTGACCCCTTGTgcactccctgtgtactagggtgttccATTTGTTGATAacaataaaacttattacttatcaaaaatttattttactataaattcAAAGGcttctctccttcttctttttttgataggtactATGAGTACTATTATtgatgaaataataaaaaagtaacatACAATGTGTTCATGAGAATGAACAACAGCAAAGcacaaacataaaacaaatagaACAGCAAACAGGAAACTAAATTCAAAGGCTTCTCAATTCTTTCTTAGCTATCTTCCTCAGTCCCCTAGTTCTCACATGCTCTACAACACAGCTAATGCTCCTCACACGATCAATCATTcttttttaaacatgaatagTTCCATAAGTGAAAAGGGGCACTAACATCACATCAGTGTGTTTCCAGAGTTGATGACTAAAACACATTCCTACGCTGATAACCCAGCTTTTCTAATAGGAGATCCATTTCTTTCCCAAACCTTCCATTATATTAATAGAATGTGCCAATACATTTGCCAATACATTTCCTCATTCTCACCTTCAACATGCATTTGCTAATACCTCCATTTCACAAATGGACAATCCCTCCATTTCCTCATTCTCATCCTCAACATGCATTTGCTAATACACATGTGCCAATACTAAAAGTAAACAGCTGCTAACGAGAGATTGTACAAGTTGAGAATCTGGTCAACTTGAATACATTCTTCCTACCACAACAAGAAAAGATATACAACGagcaatctttttttttaaaaataaataaataaatccttcAATTTCAAGCACCGTATAAGTCAATCCTGGGATGTAGCTTTTTCTGAAAGCTGATTTTAGGAAATGTTAATTAAAGTATAGTTATACTTAGAAGAAAGTGAGGCTTTAAAACTATAAGatagaaagccaaaaaaaaaaaaaaaagtagccaAACAGAGACACGATCTCCCACCAAACATGCAGGTGAATGAAACCAACACAAACCCAATAGGTGAAACATAAGAAAGTAgcaacctttaattttttttgaattgccTTCAATCTCAAGCAAGTACTATATAAATGAattgaaacattaaaaaaaacactcatttCCCACCAAACCCAACACGCaaataaatcaaaaccaacacaaacacaaacccaataCCATAAACAAGCCCACCTGCAAAATAATGAAACCTCAAAAACACTCATTTCTCACCAAAACCAACAtgcaaaaactaacacaaacCAAATAGGAAAAGCATAAGAAAAcagcaaacttttttttttttaaaggctaCCTTCAATCAATCTCGAGAAAGCAATATATAAATGAATTGAAACCACAAAAACACTCATTTACCAGCAAACCCAACAAGCAAAAATATAtgaaacaaacccaaaaaaccttGATCCCAgataaacccaaaaaaccaaaaacaattccACCTGAACAATGCCACCAATCTGCTGCTCTCTAATGGAAGCAAAATTTTGCAAAGTAAGCCCAGAATCCTTAATCCCATCAACCAATTGCTGAACCCTTATCCCAGCTTCAACTCTCACAGTCTTCTTCCCTTTATCCACTTCCAAAACCTTATCCATCAACGCCAAGTTCACCATCCCAGCCCTGGATAACCCGATCCCATTCGGGGAAAGCCCCGACCCGACCGGCCTAATCCGGGTCTTAGCTTTATGAGCTTCCTTAACCACATTCTCCAACTGCTGGAGATTCTCGGGTTGGTGAAAAACCCGGGTTTGGACCTCGTGGGTCCCGCTCCAGTTGGAGACAGTGTGGAGGTCGTCGGGCAATGGGGCGTAGCGGAAGAATTGGGCTTTTTTGTGCTTGGCGTTTTCGGGGAATGGGAAGGAATAGTAGGTGGCGACGCCGCAGAAGAGGACGAGAGCTGTGTAGCCGAGGTATCTGCGGAGCTCTGAGGTGGTGGAGGAAGCGATGGGTGTTGGGGTTGGGGTTGGGGTTGGGGTGGTGGTGCAGAAGGGGCGTCTGGATGTGGTGGCGGTGACGGTGGTGGAGGTGAGGGGTTtgaggaggtggtggtggtggagagaAGAAGGGTGGGAGCGTTTGAGAATGAGAGCTCTGAGCATTTTTGtgagtgagtgtgtgtgtgtgtgtggggtttAGGAGTGGCTTCAGGAGAAGGGGAGATGggtttttatcattttcttttgttgagagATTCCTGTAAAAATTGTGCAGTGACCGTTTAGCATTGGTTTAAATTTGTGTAGTGTTTTATTTGGTATATTAcactaataaatattaaatagtgTCTCTTAAAGCATTAAATTTGtatttctccacaaaaaaaaattttggattttttttttttttggaaaactgaaagagttgagattttttttttttttttttttcaagtaataCTAAAAAGAGCTTcctttctaaaatttataaataaataaccaaatgcTTTATAGTTGAATTGGCACATTTTCATGTACTAAGTACTTAGAGTTCTAAGAGGAAAAATATTCGAATTGCGAGATTAGCAGTATATTGTAatcatctctaaaaaaaaaataaagaatttgatCATGGACTTAAAAACCCTTTTTAGTCCTAATGAAGTTGAATCCTATGTTACTTAAGTGAGTGTCCCGAGTTTGATTCATATGGAGAGATGTCACTCTTTATCGTAACTACGTGTTTTTCCTTCCATGGCCAAGTAAGGAGAGAAGCAAAGTCATGAGGGCCTAATAACAGAGAAAATGCACCATGTATGAGGTCTATCTTCATATGAGGGGAAGAAACATACATCTGATGCATGATATACCTCTTCCTAAcgaaaccaaaacaaattttaaaatattaacattTTATTACTaagaatatttataaaataaaataaatttttattgctaTAAATGTACTTTAttattaaagtttcaaaatttttaaaaattttattttcatcaaaattttattattaaagaaatttataaaattaaaaaaaaaattattgctataaatatttaaaaattttccattcaaAAATGCAATATCACTAGTTGGTAATTCATAAACTATAAATGTGTACTAAATCTTcctaatatatttgaaaaaaggAAATTTCGGTGTTGcaatatatttgtgtttttaatatgctctcttctttctctcatcATTAACAGTATACCTAAATGGAAGAAATTTTCGGACTTTTTGCCAGGTTGCTGTTATTTTTTATACCAAGAAAAAGTTTGGTATATTTGAAAAAAGGAAATTTCGGTGTTGcaatatatttgtgtttttaatatgctctcttctttctctcatcATTAACAGTATACCTAAATGGAAGAAATTTTCGGACTTTTTGCCAGGTTGCTGTTATTTTTTATACCAAGAAAAAGTTTGCGATCATTTATTTACGATATAATTATtggaagtaaaaagaaaagcgtaaatgcatttttcttcaattcagcaaaaaaaaaatgcatttttcttcaacttgGCAGCTtatatcttttctctctctctctctctttttttaataaatttttgttgttataatttatttagaGGAAGGAGACACT
The DNA window shown above is from Quercus lobata isolate SW786 chromosome 7, ValleyOak3.0 Primary Assembly, whole genome shotgun sequence and carries:
- the LOC115952607 gene encoding L-galactono-1,4-lactone dehydrogenase, mitochondrial, whose product is MLRALILKRSHPSSLHHHHLLKPLTSTTVTATTSRRPFCTTTPTPTPTPTPIASSTTSELRRYLGYTALVLFCGVATYYSFPFPENAKHKKAQFFRYAPLPDDLHTVSNWSGTHEVQTRVFHQPENLQQLENVVKEAHKAKTRIRPVGSGLSPNGIGLSRAGMVNLALMDKVLEVDKGKKTVRVEAGIRVQQLVDGIKDSGLTLQNFASIREQQIGGIVQVGAHGTGARLPPIDEQVISMKLVTPAKGTIEVSKEKDPELFYLARCGLGALGVVAEVTIQCVERQELVEHTTVSNVKEIKKNHKKLLSDNKHVKYLHIPYTDTVVVVTCNPVSKWRGPPKFTPKYSSDEAIQHVCDLYKESLQKYRKITTESPDSNEPDINELSFTELRDKLLAMDPLNKDYVIKINQAEAEFWRKSEGYRVGWSDEILGFDCGGQQWVSETCFPAGTLAKPSMKDLEFIEDLKQLIEKQDIPAPAPIEQRWTARSKSSMSPASSSGEDDIFTWVGIIMYLPTMDARQRKEITEEFFHYWHLTQSRLWDRYSAYEHWAKIEVPKDKEELAALQARLRKRFPVDAYNKARRELDPNKILSNNKLEKLFPSSDTV